The following proteins come from a genomic window of Gallalistipes aquisgranensis:
- the folK gene encoding 2-amino-4-hydroxy-6-hydroxymethyldihydropteridine diphosphokinase — protein sequence MRAVLLTGGNLGDREENLCRARRLIAERAGRIEALSSVVETGAWGFSAPERFLNQAVVIDTPLEAEELLERTQQIERELGREREKSGGAEQLSGVNPVSRKRERYASRTMDIDILFYGERIEESPRLTLPHPRLQEREFALAPLCQVMPEYRHPKLGRTMRELREELHRRLPEEPYAEVYSGRNDKNDMK from the coding sequence ATGAGGGCGGTGCTGCTGACGGGAGGCAATCTGGGCGACCGGGAAGAGAACCTGTGCAGGGCCCGGCGACTGATCGCGGAACGGGCGGGCCGGATCGAAGCGCTCTCGTCGGTCGTAGAGACCGGAGCCTGGGGATTTTCGGCTCCGGAACGCTTTTTGAACCAGGCGGTGGTGATAGATACCCCGCTCGAAGCGGAAGAACTGCTCGAACGGACGCAGCAGATCGAACGGGAGCTGGGCCGGGAGCGGGAAAAAAGCGGCGGGGCGGAACAACTTTCCGGCGTGAACCCCGTTTCACGGAAAAGGGAGCGGTACGCTTCGCGGACGATGGACATAGACATTCTGTTCTACGGCGAACGGATCGAGGAGAGCCCGCGGCTGACCCTGCCGCATCCCCGGCTGCAGGAGCGGGAATTCGCGCTGGCCCCCCTGTGCCAGGTGATGCCGGAATACCGGCACCCGAAACTGGGGCGCACGATGCGGGAGCTGCGGGAAGAGCTGCACCGCCGGCTGCCGGAAGAGCCCTATGCCGAGGTGTATTCCGGCCGGAACGACAAAAACGACATGAAATGA